A genome region from Aptenodytes patagonicus chromosome 26, bAptPat1.pri.cur, whole genome shotgun sequence includes the following:
- the LOC143171159 gene encoding uncharacterized protein LOC143171159: MQHERHWCTRAILPPRELCSSRGPKLRIGATVCADWTSARTSWRQICFLNWPTVEKPPNLMSDPIQITRWSGCRTDMSVHHPEIALVTMPPEQCLGPWLHCISNPAWSLGSTDATHLLPSLLFIRFPKTIANRCQGAKSVNRGSCKENRDKQFDYL; the protein is encoded by the exons ATGCAGCATGAGCGGCACTGGTGCACCCGGGCAATCTTGCCTCCCAGGGAGCTCTGTAGCAGCAGGGGACCAAAGCTGAGGATAGGGGCAACG GTTTGTGCGGACTGGACTTCAGCCAGGACGTCCTGGAGACAGAT cTGCTTTCTAAATTGGCCAACTGTGGAAAAGCCACCAAACCTGATGTCTGACCCCATTCAGATCACACGCTGGAGTGGATGCAGGACCGACATGAGTGTGCATCACCCCGAGATTGCACTGGTTACCATGCCCCCTGAGCAGTGCCTGGGGCCTTGGCTTCATTGCATTAGTAATCCAG CCTGGAGCCTCGGGTCAACAGACGCTACTCAtctgctcccctccctgctcttcaTCAGGTTCCCCAAGACCATTGCAAACAGATGCCAAGGTGCAAAGTCTGTTAACAGAGGATCATGCAAGGAGAACCGAGACAAACAGTTTGACTATTTATGA